GAAGACTGATATGTTAGCATCTAAATTACAGAACCAAATAGTTGATACGGCTTTAGCTATTGCTAAGGCTAGATATGACTATCGTTTCAACAGTTTGTGCATATATTACAGAGGACCTGTgtttgttaaatttattttcctttATTCCAATGTTTTGAACTGCCACCAAAAATATAAGTATGCAAACACATACTCCGTCACAATTTTACATGTCTTTTTCTACTCTGTCTTTATTCTGTTTACATCGTGGTCCTAAAGTTTAAAATCTATACTACATTACTAAAAAATCCATatatatcatcatcatcatgagGACTCAACTGTCATAATCTATTCAAAAGCTGTGAAATCATACCGTGGGTATGCAGTTGCCCGTCTACGCTCACACGCTCCCAAGGCTTCTCTACTATCTTTATGTTGGCAGCAGTTACCTGCAAAATTTTATAAGACAATGGTTCAAATTCAAACATCCCTacccgatataattaaaataaaaaatcttccttataattacaaaaaacaaaattgaggGTTTGTTGATTCATAAAGTTTATTTCAGTTGTATAATGAATGCAAAGTCATATTCAACATCAACTAAGGCACAATCAATAGTAATAGCAGTTTCTGTAGAACTGACCTCCTTGTAAAGACTAGTAAAATGCTGAGCCAACAAAATAGCAAAGTTTTCTGCAGAAAGCTGTTCTGAACATTCCTTTGCTTTCACATATACCTGAACAATACAATTAACCTctcaaaaatataattcattACATCTACACTTCATTAAAATTTAGTCACTATTTCCAAAAATTCAATAACAAATCTTAAAATTAAATGAGACATGGGACTGTGGGCCCCTAGGTAGCACAGACACCTATACGGGAAACGGGACACTTGACATGTACACAGGAAACGGGACTCTTGGACATGGTGAAGCGGTATTAGTTTAAGATTTTCTTTTCGTATCCGAATCGTCAAGTGTCTAATAGTTTCCGAAACAGGACACATTGATTGAACGAAATGTCCATGCTACCCAGGTGGGCTGAACCAGTGTTATTAAAAGCGCTCGCCTGAGCGCCTAAAGCGCTCAGGCGAGGCGCCACAGACTGATGGCGCCTCCAGACCTTCCAGTCGAGGCGCCTTCAGTAAGGCGAGCGCTTTATTTGCTTAAGCGCTCGCCTTGGAAGATGGAAAAAGCACGctttattgaatttttgtttttttacgttttttaggTGACTTTTACTCTAATCTAGACATTCCTATTTGATAGCCTTAATTAATGCCTTAATTAATGCTTTAAATGGATTTAACTTAGGAAATTTAAAAGTCTATTCAAGTCTCTATTTAAGTGTTTAGGTTTAAGTAAAACACAATaacttcaaattaaaatatacgttCAGTAGAAAAAAAAGAGCAGAgccttttattcttttttctcACGCCATGGATAGCGAACCTCAACCATGCACTGATGGTTCAACACCCACTGAAAAGAAGAAGGATCCAGGATGGAAATACAACTACTTGCAAATGATGGAAATCCATATGATCCAGGATGGAAATCCATATGATCAACAATGAAATTGATTCAGATGTGGATGAAATTGAAGGATATGAGAGTGGTGGTGGAGCTGAATTTGATGAAAATGTTGATGGATATTTTAGTGATTGACTTTAATTCCTTATTCTGATTAGTTGTAAGATCGTCTTTTGTTGAAAGTTGAAACTCGTTTTGATTTTGGTATTGGATGATAAGTATTTAGGGTTAGGACTACTATTATAGATCTATTAGCTTTATGATTATggtttaaatttagaaatttaagagttttatatttatgatttatgattttttattaaatatatatataaatatatataattaatatttttaggtaTTGGCGCCTTACTTCGATAAGGCGAGCGCTTTTTTAGCGCTTCTCGCCTCGGGCGATATATGGCTATCTCGCCTTGAGAGCGCCTTGCGCCTTTAACAACACTGGGCTGAACATGACTGTTGAATGAGACTCATAATTTCTACAAAGAAATATAGATTAGATCTAGGATCTAAAAAATTAGAGGGATCTAAAATCAACAAATCAAGCCAAAGCAATCAACTTCCTTAAGTAACTacaaaagtttgtttttttgaaatattcatATTTGGATTATTTGAgtctttaaaaaacaaatactaatatCTATGTTTGGATAGAGAATTAAAGCCTTTGAATTCATACTTAAAAAGGAAACAAcaattagaatataaaaatttaattttttttgaaatatctGATATTTTAATTACCGTGTTCTTCATGGTATCAGTGGCAACAATATTAGAATTATCATCTCTTGAATAAGCGGGAAGACATTCGGAGAAGAGAGTGATGCCGACACTCCACTCCACCATGAAATGAGTACCGTCCTTTCTTCTCCAAACTCTGGTCACTCTCACTCTATCTTTGCCGTGACACTGCTCGAATTTGAATCCGTCTAATTCTCCGGCGCCCATGTTTTTTGGCCGGAGCTGAAACAGGGCGCTTTGCTGGTTTTGGAAAGTGGGGAATTGATGGAGAGAAATAATGTTGATAAAAAGAGCACTGGGTATACTGTGATGGGCTGTAGTGGCGTAGGTAATGGGACTTTTGTGTTGTCTGTATGACGTAAACATTGGGGTCGGTGAAAATTGAATCGAATTGTAAAatgaaaccgaaccgaaccaaattataattataactagAACAAATTACTCTAAGGCCCCTCatgtttgtcataattcacagtttggtactccttatttaaaaatcaaacaatttggtacctcatttttgattttttaaactataagaCTCTTCTGTTAGTcccgttaataatttgatatttactttcaaacgatttgatatctcagttttaattatataaacgatttggtacatcagttttaattatataaacgatttggtacctcaattttaattatataaacgatttggtacctcattttcaaacgatttgcaaacgatttggtacctcaaattttattcatttaacgatttgatatctatatttaacagaagggccttatagtttataaaatcaaaactgaggtatgaaatcgtttgattttcaaacaaggagtaccaaactgtgaattatgacaaatgtgaaGGACCTTAGAATAATTTGCTCTTATAactatgatttgattatttaatgaATATGGTTTGTTCTAGCTTGAATGCAAATAacaattttgttttgattttcggTTCAACTTGACTATATTAATAATCGatgagaaaattaaaaaaaaaaatatttttaaaaagttaatatataatgaaatatatcaatatatatccACATAATAAACACAATACAAgagaaaatcaaattataatgtTAAAGTCGAATAGTTGCCGATAACGACACTAAAAATTTAGGAAAaagctatccggatagaatctatccggatagaaaggTCTATTTTGGTCTTTTTGTTTAATAATTGAGGGATAtttgagtaatttaaagtgtaaataaaattataaagacaAGTATAACCTTCGgtgaataaataattacttacgTTAAAAGATGGACAGAATCTTaccaaatcaatttttcttttgaaaataaaatttagaacaAATTATTTGAAAGCTATGGTTTCAAATTagttagaaaatcaaattaagatAAGCTTTATTTTGTTAACTAGGGCCGGCTAAAATTGTTATCTTAAACACTTGAATAAATTGGCTTGATAGCTGGCTCATACTTAGCCCCAGCTATCAagccaacttttattttttttaagaagccaatttttaaattaaaattttaaattatgtcatatatatgtgaactttaataaatttaaatagttttattttaattgtattaaagtataataaaaaatattataaaaaaattaaaaaaaatcttttataaattatcttttacggtattttttttaatttataaataaaataatttatcatgttaaaataaaggcaaaaggtacaaaaaaaaatccctgCGGTTTCTCTAAAAATACAAGACaactctttttaatttttggggtacaattcatcaccccaatttttttattgaacaaaaacaCCCTTCCGTCCATAATCACTGTTAACTGGTGAAGTGGCACATagagaaaaatttcaaaaacatccttGATATTTACATTGTTTAcagattttatatttataattttttagaacATTTCGCCATCTTCTTcgtttaaatacaaataaaattttaaattaaaatatttaaaaatcgaCTTTCGGCAAGTAGAATTTACAGCCCCTTCTCCCTCTTTTCTTGTCTCCAACTAGATCTATTCCCAagaatactttaaaaataaccTTTTCTTGAAAGAAACACCAAACATATTCTTACTTTTCGCTCCCACTAGCCGACTGATGGGAATGGACCGACTATTAAACATATTTTTGTTGAGTCCGGATGCTATGTTGAATGTGCGAGCGACACTACACTACGTAGGTATCTATGCAGATGAGACGTCGGTTGGTTCTGAGACTCGTGTATATGTcatagtttatatttttgtcCTTCCTATTTGAAACTCAGATAATatagtttttcatttttgttttcgtCCATAGTATTAGTGTTTACGTTCACTAAAAGTTAGTCAACTGAATCAAaatattagaataaaataaaattcaaattaatttctaaatttatatttttagtatgtctaaataaaaatcatattattatgAGATATGGTGAATTAATAACCtcaatttactttttttgtatttttttataaaaccattgaattttatagataaataatttatattcatatttatattaaaaataagtttaacgactaaaatctaaatattaatttttcagCTTTTTTTGATGCAGTTGACTGAcacaaaaaaaacatatagaAACTGAATTACCGACGTAACCGTAAATGGATGACtatcgtttgattttaaaaaaagtgaataAAAGTATGAATTATGTCAAATCTATGAACTTCGTAGTGATTGTCTATGAAATTTGCATAATAAATTTGATGTAAGAgtaaacatttaatcaaatcaatttaGTCGAACTCTTCAAGATTTAAAATtgaatctaaaaaaatattaactgaaacaaaactgatcattaaaaaaaacaaattgaatcaaaaatggatttctttttaaatattgatatGTTATGTTAAACCCgattaaagtatataaaattaaaaagggtttaatatttgattatctAGTTAGTtcagttaattttaatttactcaatttaaaaccaaaaccTATACGGCCTCCGTTTTAACCATACGAAATCGATCAAAAGTCATTTTTTGGACCGAATAAAATTATTGACCCGATATTTTAGATCAACTATTTTTTTAGATAGCGACTGATTTAGTTCAACTGTTTCATACAACATTCAGCAAGCATCTAGTATTTGATAGATAATGTCAATTTAAATGAtttagataatataaaaataaatacaatgtAATTAGAAAGTccttttaatctttaaattttactaaaactaaagtggtaaaatgctattttttatgctaaatttatgctattttttatgctaaatttagcataaaaaagtGGTAAAATGCTATAGATAGcacatcattttaaattttacttcaatgcacaaagttaaaaagaaatgttataattatttattaagataattatctcttaatttattaattgctaattgtttaataatctttttaattaaatattttaaactaaactttatgtaatgttttttaatttaataatgagcttttcaaaagatataattaaaagaattgatgaattatataatagtgaattgctattggttgttgaattttagcatatgctatagtctgtgctaaatttagcatgtgATATAGTTTATGTGTagtttttgaagttttaaaaacTGCGGTTAACAATTGATCTTCAATCTAGTAGTTTaggtttagttttttaattataaaaaccGTACTATTATGGATCGGTTTATATATTATTCTCATGGACCGGTTCACCGATCCATACCCACCCCTAATAAAGATATATAGGAAAAAGAGTCATATAATAATTCAGTTTGATTAGTTCATAAAAATTTCTTATCGGTTCAGTTAGATTAAATTCAGTTtgattagtttatatttaagtaaaaattgtaatataataattaaattaatatatagaaaaagggtcatttatgctcTTAATGTTTGACTCGAAGATAAATTAAGCCCTCAACATCTGGAACATATGCCTTTAACGTCTCAAAAAAATGAACAACCAGACCCTCCAATTTTAACAACCAGATCCTCCGAGTTAGAATTATTtggacaaaaatataaattttgaaaaatataatttgatggAGCTGCTGTTTGGAGTAAGCCAAGAGCTGgttatttgaaaataaacgtCGATGGAGCCAGTGGCGGATCCAGAAATTATACATGGTGGggtccatatatatatattaaataattaaattgtaaatatagttatatgttaattaatttattaaattatataaaatattaaaatcattttGATATAATactattaaataacttttttaataaattttaaattttcagccattttttaaaatcattcgaaaaaatctcttttttattttattaaaaaaattatttccatatttattattaactttttttggAATAGAAGTTTGTTCATACTCCGAGTCGAACAATTAAAAAActgataaattatttaaataactgtaaatgaattttatttttacaatatctcaacataaattattaatattttatattaatcttCAACTAGTAATttggtttatatttaataatttgaaattcgAAATTTACAACATTGATGCTAGCTGTCCATTTTCGGTTAATGTCTAGACAATCtgattttttgatgaatttttgaTTGACATGAGCCAATTTAATTAAGGTTTAAAAGAGATTTACTTTGTTGTAGCAAAGATAATACATATACTAGCACATaggtaattttctttttccaaaaaaggatggggtccatggaccccaccATCAACACATGCATCCGCCACTGGATGGAGCTGTGTTCAAAAGCCAGGGAGTTAGTGGCTAGGGCTGGATAGTAAGGGACAGTTCTGGTGGTTTTGTTTCTTGAGCCTACCGGAGTTATTCCTAATTTGCAGGAAGCAAGGGTTGCAGAAGCTGCTGGCCTAAAGGCAGCCCTCATATATATGGATTCAGAGTTTGAAGCTTTCCAACGTTGTAATAGAATCTGATGCATAGACGAGACAATTCACatttgattaatattaaaaaaataattatgttttatgttttattatttctatAGTTACCATTAATTTatcactaaaatataaaaagtgtagtttttttttgaattcaaataAGTTGGagataaacattaattattaaaagtaaatgtaaaactaaatagtaattaaaaattgacaatGGTAAGAAAAAATGGACATAAGGTTAGaagagtaattattttttaattaaataattaaattttaaaaaaatggatttctatccggatagattctatccggatagcaTCACCCAAAAATTTAttagtgttttttttgtaagtatatgaaaatgaaattgtCCAAATAGTACTAGACTGATGTATAAAAATCGATCTTACAAAGACTATTTTATTCTCTCCACCTACTGAGTTATTTCTATCTGATTagctaataaaaataattttttcaaatcaatatAAATACTATTTTGCCAACTAGTAGTAATAAAGATAAACATAATTgctcaattgctaaaaataaaaagttttacaTTTACGAGGAAGCAATTAGGGACTAACACTTATTTGTACACTATTCGATTTATAGATTATGGTTTGTTGTGTCTAATGTggttcattttatttattacaaaaaaaaaaacttatctgGAGATTATTTCATAATTGGTTACCTGTAAAAACCAACTTAatcctaaaaaaattgaaaattgaccAATGCTGGTAAGAATGTGAGATGGATTTTGAAAATACTACGTATGTTTTTTGGTTTTGCAGGAATACTAAAAAGACCTGGCAATGTTAGATCATGGCAGGGAGTGTTTAAACCTGAAAGGAATTGGAGAATGCAAAATTTCCTCATAAATGCATTCAGAAGTCTCCAAATTAAAACTACAgtgctattttaaaataaaatataaaaaattgatactATTATAACTAATAACCATGATTAACTATTGGAGTTTTGATAGTATAGAAGATTCGAGATCATAAGTTTTCCTAATCTTTTTTTGCTTTGAAATAGAAAAGGTCGAAATTCACTTGGTTTCTGAATAATTGAACTCCAAATCCAATTGGGACATGTAAAACCCAGAACCTGAACGCTCCCTATATAAAGAACACAAACACAACCCCCAAAATCATTACCTTACGAcccataatataaaaatcaattaatcacAGCAACCAGCAGGCAATTCAACAATTAATTAAGTTCTTACAGATTGACAATTTCTCTCATAATCTTCGCTATGGAACCGCAAAACAGCTCGAGCAGTTCTTGTCGATGCGTGGGAGGCTGTGGCTTTTACGGCACAGCGGATAAGCAAAACATGTGCTCTAAGTGCTTCAATGCTTATAATCTGAAGCAAGAAATCATTGATCAAACAGCCTCTCTTTCGATTTACGATAAGGCTGGTTCTTGTGATGAACGATCTTCATTTATTTGCGTTGATAAGACTGAAAAAGTGACCGAGAGTGATGTTCCCGCATCATCAGTATCGTCTTCGAATGCGACGATGAAGAAGAATAGATGCGAGAGCTGCAACAAGAAACTCGGACTTTTAGGGTTTTCGTGTCGCTGCGGAAAGGTATTTTGCGGGACGCATCGGTATGCGGACGAGCATTGTTGCAGCTTTGATTACAAGAAGCTTGATCGTGATGTTTTGGTTAAGCAGAATCCATTGATCTGTGCTGATAAACTTGGTGATAGGCTTTAATGATAagataattaattgatttttacaGTTTAGATCACTTGATTGGTTCAGTTGCAGGGTTTTATTTCTGGTTTTAAGCAAATTTTGCTACTAATTTTCTGGATCCACTTTTTGTTATTtagattttctttttattactGATGTTTTAGAATGAGAGTGTCTGTAGTATGTACGTTttccttattattattattatcaatttattattattcattctTTTTTCTCCTTTTAATGCAAAAGATACTTTTGTTTAGGATTGTAATTGATGCA
This region of Mercurialis annua linkage group LG1-X, ddMerAnnu1.2, whole genome shotgun sequence genomic DNA includes:
- the LOC126664237 gene encoding zinc finger A20 and AN1 domain-containing stress-associated protein 7-like is translated as MEPQNSSSSSCRCVGGCGFYGTADKQNMCSKCFNAYNLKQEIIDQTASLSIYDKAGSCDERSSFICVDKTEKVTESDVPASSVSSSNATMKKNRCESCNKKLGLLGFSCRCGKVFCGTHRYADEHCCSFDYKKLDRDVLVKQNPLICADKLGDRL